The Onychomys torridus chromosome 2, mOncTor1.1, whole genome shotgun sequence sequence aatcccagcacttgggaggcagaggcaggcagatctctgtgagttcgaggccagcctggtctacagagcgagatccaggactggctccaaactacatagagaaaccctgtctcaaaaaaaaaaagttatttattatgtgtacaatattctgcctgcatgtatgcctgcaggccagaagagggcaccagatctcattatagatggttgtgagccaccatgccaccatgtatgtggttgctgggaattgaactcagaacctttggaagactagccagtgctcttaacgtctgagccatctctccagccctctttcttttcttttctttttttatttttttaaacagtatcTACCAAGTTGGCTTGTTACCTGGTTTTtggcttgtgttttgtttgtttgtttgagacagggtttctctgtgcaacagctctggatgtcctgaaactaaCTTTGTGGATCAAGCTgccctctaactcacagagatctgtctgctgagtactgggattaaaggcgtgcaacaccaccaccaagctaGAATTTTAAGCTTAGAGTCTATGACTATATTGTTAGAACATAGAATATGATACTCTTTCCCTGGTCCCTGGGCAAAATAGGTCTGAACAAATAGGCCTATCTGTGTCTTGTGTGTATTTTCATTCTGTGTTCCAGGGTAGTACAGGTGGTCTTGTCTTTCTTTGCTAGTGTATTTCCTTTTGAAGAGGTTTCTGATTAtggttttaatttcttatttgattCAGTAGAATCTCCCAAAGAAGGTAAAGGAAACAAGTCTTCTCCACTCTCTGTGAAGAATGCCAAACGGAAAGTGGAGGGCCCAAAGAAAGCCAAGGCAGACAGCCCTGTGAATGGGTAAGATGCTCATGTGTGCCTACATAGACATTGAAGGCTAAGGTATCACAGGTCTAAAACTACTGTGCTCCTGTTTGCAGCTTGCCAAAAGGGCACGAGAGTCGAAGTCAAAGCACGAGCCGTGAACAGAGCTACTCACGATCCCCGTCACGGTCTGCTTCTCCAAAGAGAAGGTGTGTgctggggcattttcttaggGGAGTAGGAGGGGACATAGATGTCACTTGCAATAATGCGGACATTggtgcctttttattttatttgagacagggtttcttttctgtgtagttctggcagtcctggaactcattctgtagtgcagactgcttcccaagtgcttgaagtggattgaaggtgtgtgccaccatgcccagtgggACAGTGGCTCTTAACCTGatgtggtttttctttctctgaatttaAGAGTCCCTTTGCAGCCAactggtggtggtacatacctttaatccgagcacttggaagaaagaggcaggcagatctgagttagaggccagcctggtctatagagtgagttccaggacagcgagggctgcacagagaaaccctgtcttgaaaaatgaaacaaaacaaaacgaagccCTTTGCCAACTCCTCTGCTTTGTTAGGGCTTGCCTAGGACAGGTGGCCACACTTGTGGTGACAAGTATGTTTTTCTCTCCACAGGAAAAGTGATAGTGCCTCTACCTCAGGTGGGTCCAAGTCACAGAGTCGTTCTCGGAGCCGCAGTGATTCTCCTCCAAGGCAGGTACACCGTGGTGCTCCCTACAAAGGCTCAGAAGTGAGGACCTCCCGGAAATCAAAGGACTGCAAGTACCTCACCCAGAAGTCACACAAGTCTCGTAGCCGGAGCTCCTCTCGTTCTCGAAGCCGGTCACGAGAGCGGACAGACAATTCTGGAAAATACAAGAAGAAAAGTCATTACTATAGAGATCAAAGACGAGAACGTTCAAGGTCATATGAGCGCACAGGCCATCGCTATGAGCGGGACCACCCTGGACACAGCAGACATCGGAGGTGAGATGGGTTCCTTGGTGGCTGCCCTTGGTTCCTCCCTGTTGGACACACCTTGGCTTCAGTGGCCTTGTAGCATGATATTTTTTTGGAAGTTTTCAATTGGATGGACCTTGAGGTGAATTTAACTGATGGGACAGTGAGCAAGGTACccttcaggctggcctggggAGTGCTTCACATCTGTCCCAGTTGAAGGTCCACCTCAACTACAGACCTTCAGGTAGCTGGATGGAACAGCAAAGGCACTCGTCCCCATTGGTGTGGCTTGGTGCTATTGATAAGCTGTCTCTTCACTCCTAAACTTATATTCAATTACGTTAAGCCAAGAAAGATGATTTTTCAAATGTCCACCTATATTAGGTTATACTTGTGTACATATTTTCCAGTGTTTCACAAAGAGAAAATGGCCttaataccccccccccccccccccccccccccccgttctctATTCATGTTGTAAATAAACATGTGTTTAATACAAGTGAAAGCTATATGTAAAAACTCAGAATTTGAATTCTGTTAGCTTAACACTTGTATAgagaattctgatttttaaattgtgAAGGTATTTAGGTCTGTGTTGAAAGTCATATATTTTTATCTGCAATGCTGAGTGCAGGCCACCAGCTCTAGAGAAATTTTACGAGGTTGAATAAACAAAATTCTCAGGACACTTGGGGTGTAAGACTTTGTGAGCTGTCCTTCTGCTAGTTTTCTTATGTGCatgcctggggcttggctgtgggaCTCAGGCATAGTGGGAGTGTTTGTGTGCAACTGTGCACTGCCAGCTTAGCTATTCTAGGGGAAATAAGAGCTGTATATTCCCTGATCTTTGCTCCCAGTTCTCATTAAAGTGTTGGATTTTGTATTAAGCTCTGTGCGTTACTGAAACCATCTGCCCTTAGAGATGAAAGGCTGTTTTCTGGAGTGCAACAGGAGGGAAGATATGACATCAATGTACAGCTCAAGGGCTTCAAACTAAGGGTCATGGTTTTATAATAACTTAAATTTTGTGTTTAGGTACAGGGACAGCCAAGAATAGGGCTCCTGGGTTCAGACTGCGATCTGAACCACTATGGACAGACAGTAAGACAGGTAAGATGAGCAGGCCTATTCTTTGGATGAGTATTGCCTGTAAAAATGTACGGGCTCTTTTGCCAGGGATCACTTCCTTAAACTAGGTCCTAGAGACAAGTATGGGCATTGTTCCCCATATCTTATCCCACCCTTGATAGCCAGAGCATCAGTGCCTCCAGGTAGCCTGCATATACTTTGTCTGAGTAGCATTGCTAGGGCTAGTCAAATCCTACTCAGGTCAGCTTCATGGTTCCCTGTCCCTACACAAAGAAGTAGCAGGTGGGTCAAGCCCCTATTTCAGTGGGGCTCCCAGGTCATAGTGACCATTGAGACCAATACAGGTTCAACAAGATATTTGCGGGCCCTGGGCAGAAAAATCAGTTCATCCTGGCATCCCCTGTCTGAGGGTGATATGATCAACCTTTCCCTCCCTCTAAGGCAATGGCTCTCAACCTCTGGGTTGCAACTCCTTTGGAGTGCAACAacccttccacaggggtcacccaagaccattggaaaacagatgtttacattacaattcagaacagtagcaaaattacagttatgaggccTGGCAGTTGTGAcaaatgcccttaatcccagcactcaggaggcagagccaggtggatctcttagtttgaggccagcctggtccacagagttcAAAACAGCCACGTGGCCatggcgggtggtggtggtgcacacctttaatcccagcactcgggaggcagagggaggtggatctttgtgagttctaggccagcctggtctagagatccaggaaaggcacaaagctatacagagaaactctgtctcgaaaaaacaaacaaacaaaaaa is a genomic window containing:
- the Ccnl2 gene encoding cyclin-L2 isoform X3 codes for the protein MNDSLRTDVFVRFQPESIACACIYLAARTLEIPLPNRPHWFLLFGATEEEIQEICFKILQLYTRKKVDLTHLESEVEKRKHAIEEAKARARGLLPGSAPVLDSAAGFSPAPKLVESPKEGKGNKSSPLSVKNAKRKVEGPKKAKADSPVNGLPKGHESRSQSTSREQSYSRSPSRSASPKRRKSDSASTSGGSKSQSRSRSRSDSPPRQVHRGAPYKGSEVRTSRKSKDCKYLTQKSHKSRSRSSSRSRSRSRERTDNSGKYKKKSHYYRDQRRERSRSYERTGHRYERDHPGHSRHRR